A single Thermoanaerobacterium sp. RBIITD DNA region contains:
- a CDS encoding threonine/serine exporter family protein, with protein sequence MILQILYGFFATAGFAFLFNVPLNSIIISGISGAISWAGYLLVIKIYPSVIAATFIASLFIGIMGEIFARKMKNPSTIFVIPGIIPLVPGAYSYRTILAIIQGNNKQAFGLGLQTIGIALAIAAGLMFVISFARIKKW encoded by the coding sequence ATGATATTGCAGATTTTGTACGGATTCTTTGCAACAGCTGGCTTTGCCTTTCTTTTTAATGTTCCATTAAACTCAATAATAATATCTGGAATATCGGGTGCCATAAGTTGGGCTGGATATCTTTTGGTCATAAAAATATATCCATCCGTTATAGCCGCAACATTTATTGCATCATTATTCATTGGGATCATGGGTGAAATCTTCGCACGAAAGATGAAAAATCCTTCAACAATTTTTGTCATACCTGGAATCATACCATTGGTACCAGGAGCATACTCATATAGAACAATACTTGCCATAATTCAGGGAAATAACAAGCAGGCCTTTGGACTTGGCCTGCAAACGATCGGTATAGCCTTAGCTATTGCCGCCGGTTTAATGTTTGTTATCTCATTTGCTCGAATCAAGAAATGGTAA
- a CDS encoding response regulator, with the protein MEERRDSKSILIVDDTALIRLMVKDILGAEGYDVETAATAEEAILKIKSSKKELFDLVIVDINLPNQNGFEFIQKLKSHSEYKNIPVMILSGDATASSITQAIEIGAVEYLIKPFKAVELVKRVVKLIGYTTKKDRYPELKKLLKSEINRAKRSNVNLSLVLAQCEGKISAGISKIAEQVRHKIRDIDTVFEIDDSNLALILPITGAAGVAIVIKKIKDKLPGKWYFGVATYSDNGKDEQELINFAREDLMKKISDLKQETIETK; encoded by the coding sequence ATGGAAGAAAGAAGAGACAGTAAAAGCATTTTAATAGTAGATGACACTGCATTAATACGACTTATGGTTAAAGATATATTAGGGGCAGAAGGTTATGATGTTGAAACAGCAGCTACTGCTGAAGAGGCAATATTAAAAATAAAAAGTAGTAAAAAGGAATTATTCGATTTGGTAATTGTAGATATTAATCTGCCGAATCAAAATGGCTTTGAATTTATACAGAAATTAAAATCACATTCAGAATACAAAAACATCCCTGTGATGATACTGAGTGGAGATGCTACGGCCTCTTCAATTACGCAAGCAATAGAGATTGGTGCAGTAGAATATCTCATTAAGCCATTTAAAGCAGTTGAACTTGTAAAACGTGTTGTAAAACTAATAGGGTACACTACAAAAAAAGATCGTTATCCAGAACTTAAAAAATTATTAAAGAGCGAAATAAACCGAGCCAAAAGGAGCAATGTAAATCTCTCTCTAGTTCTGGCACAATGCGAAGGAAAAATCAGTGCTGGAATTTCAAAAATTGCAGAACAAGTAAGGCATAAAATTCGTGATATAGACACAGTATTTGAAATTGACGATAGCAATTTAGCTTTAATTCTTCCTATAACAGGAGCTGCTGGTGTAGCTATTGTAATAAAAAAGATAAAAGATAAATTGCCTGGCAAGTGGTATTTTGGTGTAGCTACATATTCTGATAACGGCAAAGATGAGCAGGAGTTAATTAATTTTGCAAGAGAGGACTTAATGAAGAAAATATCAGATTTAAAACAAGAGACGATAGAAACAAAATAA
- a CDS encoding threonine/serine exporter family protein yields MNYDDLLKFAVLAGQTILENGGETYRSEDTITRMLENKVERVETFVTPTGIFASVENGGKIQTTVNRVKFRGIDLNKVALVNDLSRRFCRENIQTLNLSKYIEELNNIRSRKKYNYFLRIFFAGIAAASSGMLVGSTLRDFLPTLITAMLLQVFVTYFERLRLSTFIINILGGGFATIFGITFSHFHMGTLDGIIIGSIMTLLPGVAITNAVRDAIWGDLVSAVSRGVEALVSAISIAAGVGALLNIWFVIGGRL; encoded by the coding sequence GTGAACTATGATGATCTATTGAAATTTGCAGTGCTTGCAGGTCAAACTATACTGGAAAATGGCGGAGAAACCTATAGAAGTGAGGATACTATAACAAGGATGTTAGAAAATAAAGTTGAGAGAGTTGAAACTTTTGTAACCCCAACAGGAATATTTGCTTCTGTCGAAAATGGTGGTAAGATTCAGACAACAGTGAATAGAGTTAAATTTAGAGGGATTGATTTGAACAAAGTTGCCCTTGTAAATGACCTATCACGGAGATTTTGTAGAGAAAATATTCAAACGCTTAATTTAAGTAAGTATATAGAAGAGCTTAATAATATAAGATCAAGAAAGAAATACAATTATTTCTTAAGGATTTTCTTCGCAGGAATTGCTGCTGCATCATCAGGTATGCTTGTCGGAAGCACTTTAAGAGACTTCTTGCCTACTTTAATAACTGCTATGCTTCTTCAAGTATTTGTCACATATTTTGAAAGGCTGAGATTATCGACATTTATAATAAATATCCTAGGCGGTGGGTTTGCAACTATATTCGGTATCACATTTTCACATTTTCATATGGGTACACTTGATGGCATCATAATAGGCTCCATAATGACACTTTTACCAGGTGTCGCCATAACGAACGCTGTAAGAGATGCCATATGGGGCGACCTTGTATCAGCTGTATCAAGAGGTGTTGAAGCATTAGTTTCTGCTATCAGCATTGCTGCAGGTGTTGGAGCTCTTTTGAATATTTGGTTTGTTATAGGAGGTAGACTATGA
- a CDS encoding metallophosphoesterase, producing MHTFTTEAKDTNSFKFLIFGDSQSGVATDPQYGPWKTTIQNSFKANPDAKFFVNVGDLVEIGQMYAHWNNWFDAAKGVIDTIPEMPVQGNHETYQSKNYDSAKPKDFVNQFVVPQNGPDSLKGQTYSFDYGNAHIVMLDSQEDEEEPVAGDIFRSTESMA from the coding sequence ATACATACCTTCACAACGGAAGCAAAAGATACGAATTCATTTAAGTTTTTAATATTTGGTGATAGCCAGAGCGGAGTTGCAACAGATCCGCAATACGGTCCATGGAAAACAACAATCCAAAATTCATTTAAAGCAAATCCAGATGCAAAATTCTTTGTTAATGTTGGGGACCTAGTTGAAATTGGACAGATGTACGCACATTGGAACAATTGGTTTGATGCAGCAAAAGGTGTAATTGACACAATACCAGAAATGCCAGTGCAAGGTAATCACGAGACATATCAATCGAAAAATTATGATTCAGCTAAACCAAAAGATTTTGTGAATCAATTTGTAGTACCACAAAATGGGCCTGATAGTTTAAAAGGTCAGACATATTCATTTGACTATGGCAATGCACATATAGTAATGCTTGACAGCCAAGAAGATGAGGAAGAGCCTGTTGCAGGTGATATATTTAGAAGCACAGAAAGTATGGCTTGA
- a CDS encoding HAMP domain-containing sensor histidine kinase, whose translation MSIRLKIIFSYILLILVSFAIISSLFNIMIKDFLINDARQNLVRQGTAIQKLYNGRIKTPEALQNIKYRPKFKIGERILDGDLLVVDLYGDIVYSSRENPLGGGNKIEYAILDKIMREGSYNSIKIGNLDVVAAVFPIRSENGRIIGSIVMYTLVKGIKIASQRILGVLLKGFLVSGIISFIIGYVLSKSISAPIRKLTEVVDKIKNKKFGEKVDIKADGEIRVLADAFNDMSIELNNYYISQKRFLQNASHELKTPLMSIQGYAEGIKDGVIEGDDISKSLDIIIDESMRLRDIVNDLMYLSKLETHQEKLNIRIENLKDIIQECSDKLLPQLNKNNILLNINVNDIMINCDRKKLVQAFMNILGNAIRYAKTTINIKATDNKDFVEINFENDGRKFTNDEMKNMFERFYKGDKGETGLGLAITKAIVESHEGSIRALNLDNGICFSIKLKK comes from the coding sequence ATGTCAATAAGGTTAAAAATTATATTTTCATATATCCTCTTAATTTTGGTTTCATTTGCTATAATCAGTTCTCTGTTTAATATAATGATAAAAGATTTTTTAATAAATGATGCAAGGCAAAATCTTGTAAGACAGGGTACTGCGATACAAAAATTGTATAATGGCAGGATAAAAACACCCGAAGCATTACAAAACATAAAATACAGACCTAAATTCAAAATTGGTGAGAGAATTCTTGATGGGGATTTGTTAGTCGTCGATTTATATGGCGATATTGTATATTCATCAAGGGAGAATCCTCTCGGCGGCGGGAATAAAATCGAATACGCCATACTTGACAAGATAATGAGAGAGGGATCCTATAACAGTATAAAAATTGGAAACTTAGATGTGGTCGCTGCCGTATTTCCGATAAGAAGTGAAAATGGCAGAATAATAGGTTCTATTGTAATGTACACACTTGTTAAGGGTATTAAGATTGCTTCACAGCGTATACTTGGCGTTTTATTGAAAGGATTTTTGGTATCTGGAATCATATCATTTATAATTGGCTATGTGCTTTCAAAATCTATTTCGGCACCTATTAGAAAACTTACCGAAGTGGTTGATAAAATTAAAAACAAAAAGTTTGGAGAAAAGGTAGATATAAAAGCGGATGGAGAGATAAGAGTTTTGGCCGACGCTTTTAATGATATGTCAATTGAATTAAATAATTACTATATTTCACAAAAGCGTTTTTTGCAGAATGCTTCACATGAGTTAAAGACGCCACTTATGTCTATACAAGGTTATGCTGAAGGGATTAAAGATGGCGTTATTGAAGGTGATGATATATCAAAGTCTCTTGACATAATAATAGATGAAAGTATGAGACTTAGAGACATCGTAAATGACCTTATGTATCTTTCGAAACTTGAAACACATCAGGAAAAACTTAATATACGCATTGAAAATCTTAAAGATATTATTCAAGAATGCAGTGATAAACTACTGCCACAACTAAATAAGAATAATATATTGCTTAATATAAACGTTAACGACATTATGATAAATTGTGATAGAAAAAAGCTTGTACAAGCTTTTATGAATATATTAGGAAATGCGATAAGGTATGCTAAAACAACTATCAATATAAAAGCTACAGATAATAAGGACTTTGTTGAAATAAACTTTGAAAATGATGGAAGAAAGTTTACGAATGATGAAATGAAAAACATGTTCGAAAGGTTTTATAAAGGTGATAAAGGTGAAACTGGGCTTGGGCTTGCAATAACAAAAGCTATTGTAGAAAGTCATGAAGGGAGTATAAGAGCATTAAACTTAGATAATGGGATATGCTTTTCAATAAAACTAAAAAAATAG
- a CDS encoding PAS domain S-box protein, translated as MNAAFPKKILIVEDSKLNAQITADILSKYGYKTEIVLTGEKAVERVRSDQSIDLILMDIELGGTIDGIDAARIIQQHKDIPVLFLTANTSKEIMEKIRSVTGYGYVLKGVDEYVLISQIEMVFKFHEAKIRLKQNEALFRSMFENHDAIMLLIDQQYGRIIDANKAACHFYGYSRETMLQMDVGISTISGDQKCLEALRKCCSSCICIQRLANGEERLAEVYSSTINCQGKTLLYLIIFDITERWKAEKELKFYKYLFENSLNEIYIFHPETLKFFVVNRGAKENLGYSEEELKEMTPLDLKPEFNLQSFKELLAPLTKGEQQQIIFNTVHRRKDGSLYPAEIHLEFVEFGKEKVYAELVIDMTERRKMEKELQEKNEILSTIMESAGDAIIMIDDKGNVTFWNPAVERIFGYSREEIIGKDLHTFMIQDERLYEAYKEAFKKFRMSGKGNTVGRTIELKARHKNGHEIDVELSLSAVRIKDAWHAVGIVRDISERKRFEELLYRQSITDHLTNIYNRRFFMQMLEQEIERTKRNRKPFSLIMFDLDHFKSVNDRFGHAAGDMVLKNVADTVKGRIRKTDCFARWGGEEFIILLPETFISDAADLAEELRKHVSMMNLPEVGYVTASFGVTSYRSSDTIDTILLRADNTLYEAKGAGRNCVKSK; from the coding sequence ATGAATGCTGCTTTTCCAAAGAAAATCCTGATTGTAGAAGATAGCAAACTTAACGCACAAATAACAGCAGATATTTTAAGTAAATATGGATACAAAACAGAAATAGTCTTAACAGGAGAGAAAGCTGTAGAAAGGGTACGTAGTGATCAAAGTATAGATTTAATTCTTATGGACATAGAACTTGGAGGAACAATCGACGGGATAGATGCAGCGCGAATAATTCAGCAGCATAAAGATATTCCGGTTTTATTTTTGACTGCTAATACCAGTAAAGAAATAATGGAAAAAATCCGATCGGTTACAGGTTACGGCTATGTGCTCAAGGGTGTTGACGAATATGTACTTATATCTCAAATAGAAATGGTTTTTAAGTTCCACGAAGCGAAGATACGGTTAAAACAGAATGAGGCTTTGTTCCGCAGTATGTTTGAAAATCATGATGCAATAATGCTGCTTATTGACCAGCAATATGGACGCATTATCGATGCTAACAAAGCTGCCTGTCACTTCTACGGTTATTCCAGAGAGACCATGCTGCAGATGGATGTTGGTATTTCTACCATAAGTGGTGACCAAAAGTGTTTAGAAGCTTTAAGAAAGTGCTGCAGTTCATGCATTTGCATCCAACGATTGGCTAACGGAGAAGAGAGGTTGGCAGAGGTCTATTCATCTACTATAAATTGTCAAGGAAAAACACTATTGTATTTAATTATTTTTGATATTACCGAGCGATGGAAAGCTGAAAAAGAACTCAAATTTTACAAATACCTTTTTGAAAACTCATTGAACGAGATTTACATATTTCACCCAGAAACATTAAAATTCTTTGTAGTAAACCGCGGAGCAAAGGAGAATTTAGGCTACAGTGAGGAAGAGCTCAAAGAAATGACACCTCTTGACTTAAAACCAGAGTTTAATCTGCAAAGCTTTAAAGAACTTCTTGCTCCTCTGACTAAAGGAGAACAACAGCAAATTATCTTTAACACTGTACACCGCAGAAAAGATGGTTCTCTCTATCCAGCAGAGATTCACTTGGAATTTGTAGAATTTGGGAAAGAAAAAGTATATGCAGAACTTGTAATTGATATGACAGAGCGTAGAAAAATGGAAAAAGAACTGCAGGAAAAGAATGAGATTTTAAGCACTATAATGGAATCTGCAGGAGATGCTATCATCATGATTGACGATAAAGGAAACGTAACTTTTTGGAATCCTGCAGTGGAACGCATATTTGGCTATTCAAGAGAAGAAATAATAGGTAAAGACTTACACACATTTATGATACAAGACGAACGATTGTACGAAGCATATAAAGAGGCATTTAAAAAATTCCGAATGAGCGGCAAAGGGAATACTGTGGGTAGAACGATTGAATTAAAAGCAAGGCATAAAAATGGTCATGAAATTGATGTAGAACTTTCACTTTCTGCTGTTAGGATTAAAGATGCTTGGCATGCAGTGGGAATTGTTCGCGACATAAGCGAACGCAAAAGATTTGAGGAATTGCTTTACCGTCAATCTATTACAGATCACCTTACAAATATTTATAACCGGCGTTTTTTCATGCAGATGCTAGAGCAAGAAATAGAACGAACAAAACGAAATAGAAAGCCTTTTTCGCTTATTATGTTTGATTTAGATCACTTCAAGAGCGTAAATGACCGTTTCGGTCATGCTGCGGGGGATATGGTTCTTAAGAATGTTGCCGATACGGTAAAAGGAAGGATACGCAAGACAGATTGTTTTGCACGTTGGGGAGGAGAAGAGTTTATAATTCTATTGCCGGAAACTTTTATAAGCGATGCAGCTGATCTAGCTGAAGAGCTCAGAAAGCATGTTAGTATGATGAACCTACCAGAAGTGGGGTATGTGACTGCAAGCTTTGGTGTAACCAGTTACAGGTCATCAGACACCATTGATACCATTCTTTTACGAGCAGACAATACTCTGTATGAAGCAAAAGGTGCAGGAAGGAACTGTGTAAAAAGCAAGTAA
- a CDS encoding adenylosuccinate synthase yields the protein MPTLVIVGSQWGDEGKGKITDYLAEKAEVVVRYQGGNNAGHTVEKDGTQYKLHLVPSGILYPEKICIIGNGVVLDPGSLIDEINTLKEQGVSVENLKISDRAHIVLPYHIKLDELEEVAKGKNDIGTTKRGIGPCYMDKSERIGIRVCDLLKPEVFKNKLKLNVEKKNKIFREVYDAGELNFEEIYEKYSRYASIIKSYVVDTTSLLYDLIKDGKKVLFEGAQGTLLDIDLGTYPYVTASHPISGGVTVGAGVGPTMINDVIGVVKAYTTRVGKGPFPTELFDDYGNFLREKGHEYGTTTGRPRRCGWLDAVILSFSVKVSGIRTFALTKLDTLTGLDKIKICTGYRFNGEIIKDFPASLEDLAMCEPIYEEFDGWNENISNIRKFQDLPLNAQKYVKRIEELTGINASIISVGPGREETIVREELMS from the coding sequence ATGCCAACGCTTGTAATTGTAGGATCACAATGGGGCGATGAAGGTAAAGGAAAGATTACTGATTATTTAGCAGAGAAAGCCGAAGTCGTTGTAAGGTACCAAGGCGGAAATAATGCAGGACACACCGTAGAAAAAGATGGAACGCAGTATAAACTGCATCTTGTTCCATCTGGCATTTTGTATCCAGAAAAAATATGTATAATTGGAAATGGTGTTGTATTAGATCCTGGTTCACTTATCGATGAAATAAACACGTTAAAAGAGCAGGGCGTAAGTGTGGAAAACTTAAAAATAAGCGATAGAGCGCATATTGTATTGCCATATCATATAAAGCTCGATGAACTTGAGGAAGTTGCAAAAGGTAAAAATGATATAGGTACAACAAAAAGAGGTATAGGTCCTTGCTACATGGATAAATCAGAGAGAATCGGTATAAGAGTATGTGACCTCTTAAAACCTGAAGTTTTTAAGAATAAGCTTAAGCTAAATGTTGAGAAAAAGAATAAAATATTTAGAGAAGTTTATGATGCAGGAGAATTGAACTTTGAAGAAATTTATGAAAAATATTCACGCTATGCTTCTATAATAAAATCATATGTCGTTGATACTACATCGCTTTTATATGACCTTATAAAAGATGGGAAAAAAGTGCTTTTTGAAGGTGCACAAGGTACACTTCTTGATATTGACCTTGGGACATATCCATATGTAACGGCATCGCATCCAATATCAGGAGGTGTTACAGTTGGTGCAGGTGTTGGTCCAACGATGATAAATGATGTCATAGGTGTAGTTAAAGCATATACTACAAGAGTCGGGAAAGGACCTTTTCCAACAGAGCTCTTTGATGACTATGGCAACTTCTTAAGAGAAAAGGGACATGAATATGGAACGACAACAGGAAGGCCAAGAAGATGTGGTTGGCTTGATGCGGTAATACTTAGTTTTTCTGTAAAAGTATCTGGAATAAGGACATTTGCACTTACAAAACTTGATACATTGACAGGGCTTGATAAAATAAAAATTTGTACAGGATACAGATTCAATGGTGAGATTATAAAGGATTTCCCCGCAAGCTTAGAAGACCTTGCTATGTGCGAACCTATTTATGAAGAATTTGACGGTTGGAATGAAAATATCAGCAATATAAGAAAATTTCAAGATTTACCATTGAATGCGCAAAAGTATGTAAAAAGAATTGAAGAATTGACAGGTATTAATGCATCAATAATATCTGTAGGACCCGGAAGAGAAGAGACTATAGTAAGGGAGGAATTGATGAGTTAG
- a CDS encoding tyrosine-type recombinase/integrase, which produces MLLTSDMRLGKALGLKWGDVDFKNSCIHVKRTLSRTNEGWKLEEPKTSRSRRTIPLPKEIMINEHKKIKQRKSLKQRKP; this is translated from the coding sequence GTGCTTTTAACATCAGATATGAGACTTGGGAAAGCATTAGGCCTTAAATGGGGAGATGTGGACTTTAAAAATAGCTGTATTCATGTTAAAAGGACATTGTCAAGAACAAATGAGGGATGGAAACTAGAAGAGCCAAAAACATCAAGAAGCAGAAGAACCATACCGCTACCGAAAGAGATAATGATTAATGAACATAAGAAAATCAAGCAGAGGAAAAGCTTAAAGCAAAGGAAACCTTAA
- a CDS encoding NAD(P)/FAD-dependent oxidoreductase translates to MKAYDVIIVGGGPAGLFTSLELIKENSGLKILMLEKGRDIRGRICPINQYGSKCINCKPCSITCGIGGAGAFSDGKLTLTSEYGGVLDEYLPKSELNELINYVDSIYVKFGGTKEVHGTDKDKIRDIERRAAAADLKLIPAIIKHLGTEKCYDIIKNMEDFLRDKIEIKTKTPVSKILTENNKAYGVVTEDGEEYRGEYIVVVPGREGAGWFKKESDRLSLDTQNNAVDVGVRVEIPAVVMEDITNVIYESKFIYHSKSFDDKVRTFCMNPYGKVVVENNDGLKTVNGHSYKDIKTDNTNFALLVSKEFTEPFKEPIAYGRYIASLANMLGDGVIVQRLGDLLSGRRSTPERLKRGLLEPTLKDATPGDLSLVLPYRFLQSIIEMLQALDKVSPGVYSKHTLLYGVEVKFYSSRVKLTNNFETQVENLFAAGDGAGITRGLAQASVSGVVVAREILKRIK, encoded by the coding sequence ATGAAAGCATATGATGTTATAATTGTCGGCGGCGGTCCGGCAGGGCTTTTTACATCCCTAGAACTTATAAAAGAAAATAGCGGATTAAAAATATTAATGCTTGAAAAAGGAAGAGATATCCGCGGCAGGATATGCCCTATTAACCAATATGGTTCGAAGTGCATAAATTGTAAGCCATGTTCAATTACATGTGGAATCGGAGGTGCTGGTGCCTTTAGTGATGGAAAACTTACATTAACATCTGAATACGGCGGCGTCCTTGATGAATACCTGCCAAAGTCGGAATTAAATGAGCTTATAAATTATGTCGATAGTATATATGTAAAATTCGGCGGGACTAAGGAAGTACATGGTACTGATAAAGATAAGATAAGAGATATTGAAAGAAGAGCTGCAGCAGCCGATTTAAAGCTTATCCCAGCCATAATAAAGCACCTTGGCACGGAGAAGTGCTACGATATAATCAAGAATATGGAAGATTTTCTAAGGGATAAAATTGAAATTAAGACAAAAACACCAGTTTCAAAAATACTTACTGAAAATAATAAAGCATATGGTGTAGTAACAGAAGATGGCGAAGAATACAGAGGAGAATATATTGTTGTCGTGCCAGGCAGAGAAGGTGCAGGGTGGTTTAAGAAGGAATCCGACAGGCTGTCACTTGATACACAAAATAACGCTGTTGATGTCGGTGTAAGAGTTGAGATACCTGCAGTCGTTATGGAAGATATAACAAATGTCATATATGAATCAAAATTCATTTATCATTCAAAATCCTTTGATGATAAGGTAAGAACCTTCTGCATGAATCCATATGGAAAAGTTGTTGTTGAAAATAACGATGGCCTTAAAACAGTAAATGGGCACAGTTATAAAGATATAAAGACAGACAATACCAATTTTGCATTGCTTGTAAGTAAAGAATTTACAGAACCTTTTAAAGAACCTATAGCATATGGCAGATACATTGCATCACTTGCAAACATGCTTGGGGATGGTGTAATTGTGCAGAGGCTCGGTGACCTTTTATCAGGAAGAAGATCAACACCTGAAAGATTAAAGAGAGGACTTTTAGAGCCAACATTGAAAGATGCTACACCTGGAGATTTAAGCCTTGTATTGCCATACAGGTTTTTGCAATCAATAATCGAAATGCTACAGGCTCTTGATAAAGTTTCGCCTGGTGTATATTCTAAACATACACTTTTATATGGTGTTGAAGTTAAATTTTATTCATCAAGGGTAAAGCTTACAAACAACTTTGAAACACAGGTTGAAAATCTCTTTGCAGCAGGTGATGGTGCAGGTATCACAAGGGGTCTCGCTCAGGCATCTGTATCAGGCGTCGTTGTTGCAAGGGAAATATTGAAGAGGATAAAATAA
- a CDS encoding HAMP domain-containing methyl-accepting chemotaxis protein yields MRSIFWRLIISFLIVIIVPLAGIYQFLVDQKTLSIFIIVAAVSLVLSILFSIYMALSIKKPISRLKEGMKKLADGDFMVHIKESRRDELGSLIDTYNKMVENVREIIKNVSDFAKSTEYTVNNFSSSIEQANTTFDQITKAVEEIAQGSSEQAKDASNAAEMAQKMGQSIDESAKYFKAVEESTINADKLSQNGIETINSLKDKTAETKDSIDEVVTEINELQSNSRQIEKIIEVITGISDQTNLLALNAAIEAARAGEAGKGFAVVAEEVRNLAEQSREAASEIAKIVGNIKQKTDTTVEKANTVKQIADEQSSHVETMSQAFNEIKTSIDTITENTHVLNDAVIGLTKYKNEIISSIENISAVSEETAASTEEVSASAEEQSKFIQELKDNVDNLMNSVKVLDNALSKVTIS; encoded by the coding sequence ATGAGAAGTATATTTTGGAGGCTAATTATTTCATTTTTAATCGTAATAATAGTACCTTTAGCAGGAATTTATCAGTTTTTAGTTGACCAAAAGACCTTAAGCATATTTATAATTGTCGCTGCAGTTTCATTAGTATTATCAATTTTATTCTCTATATACATGGCTTTAAGCATAAAAAAGCCTATTTCGAGGTTGAAAGAGGGCATGAAGAAGCTTGCTGATGGGGACTTTATGGTACATATTAAGGAGAGTCGCCGCGATGAACTTGGCTCATTGATAGATACCTACAATAAAATGGTTGAGAATGTCAGGGAAATCATAAAAAATGTTTCAGACTTTGCAAAAAGTACAGAATACACAGTAAATAACTTTTCAAGCTCTATAGAACAGGCTAATACTACATTTGACCAGATAACAAAAGCAGTTGAAGAAATAGCCCAAGGTTCATCAGAACAGGCAAAAGATGCATCAAATGCCGCCGAGATGGCACAAAAGATGGGACAAAGTATCGATGAATCTGCTAAATATTTCAAAGCTGTTGAAGAATCTACAATAAATGCAGATAAATTGAGTCAGAATGGTATTGAAACAATAAACTCACTTAAAGATAAGACTGCTGAAACAAAAGATTCCATTGATGAAGTAGTTACAGAGATAAATGAATTGCAGTCAAATTCTAGACAGATAGAGAAGATAATAGAGGTTATAACAGGAATATCAGATCAGACAAACCTTTTGGCATTAAATGCGGCAATTGAAGCGGCAAGAGCAGGGGAAGCTGGAAAGGGATTTGCGGTTGTCGCAGAAGAAGTAAGGAATCTTGCAGAGCAATCAAGAGAAGCTGCATCAGAAATTGCTAAGATAGTAGGCAATATAAAGCAAAAGACAGATACGACGGTTGAAAAAGCCAATACTGTAAAGCAGATAGCAGATGAACAGTCGAGCCATGTTGAGACGATGTCACAAGCATTTAACGAGATAAAGACGTCTATTGACACGATTACAGAAAATACTCATGTGTTAAATGATGCTGTTATAGGACTTACTAAGTATAAAAATGAGATTATTTCATCTATAGAAAATATCTCTGCGGTATCTGAAGAAACGGCCGCATCAACAGAAGAAGTATCTGCGTCGGCAGAAGAGCAGTCCAAATTTATTCAAGAACTTAAAGATAATGTTGATAATCTAATGAATTCAGTTAAAGTTCTCGACAATGCTTTGTCTAAGGTTACCATTTCTTGA
- a CDS encoding DUF1427 family protein, whose protein sequence is MQATLFALLTGLLVGLIFSFLKLPLPAPNVLPGIAGIVGIYLGGQIFQYIMKLIGK, encoded by the coding sequence TTGCAGGCTACATTATTTGCTTTATTAACAGGACTTTTGGTCGGGCTTATATTTTCATTTTTAAAGCTTCCATTACCTGCACCAAATGTACTACCAGGTATAGCTGGCATTGTAGGTATATATTTAGGCGGTCAGATATTTCAGTATATAATGAAACTGATAGGTAAGTAA